GTGGCGCGCAGCTCGATCACCGCTCGGACCTGTACGCGGTGGGCGTCATCCTCTACCAGCTCACGACGGGGCTGCTGCCCTTCGAGTCCGACTCCGCAGTGGGCTTCGCCACCAAGCACCTCACCGAGGAGCCGCCGCCGCCCAGCCGGCGCCGTCCGGACGCTCGCATCTCCCCGGCCATGGAGCGGCTCATCCTCCGCGCGCTCTCCAAGGACCCCAACGATCGGCCGGCCAACGCGGAGGCCTTCAAGGCGGAGCTGCTCGCGGTGCTGGATCGCGAGCGCAGGCGCGTGGAGCAGACCGCCCGTCGGGTCGCGGCCGCCCAGGCGCCCGCGCCGATGTCCTCGCCCGTGCTCGCGCCCATTCCGCGCCGGGCGACGGGGGGCAGCCACCTGTCCACGCAGCCGCGCACCGATCCCGGCTGGGGCGCCAACGAGCCCACGGTGGAGGCCACCGTCCGCGCGGTGCCCGAGCTGATGCAGACGATGCAGAACCCGATGCCCACCACCAGCGACAGGACGGAGGCCGTCGTGCCGACCGCCCGGGAGGACGAGGGCGGGTTCGGCTTCTTCAAGGCGCTCACCATCACCCTGCTGCTGGCCGCGCTGGCGATCGCCGCGTACTACTACTACACCAACTTCGGAGCGGGGGCTCCGGCCGGGGCGTTCGCTCCGCTTCCGGACAACGCTCCGGTGCCGAACCAGAGCAACAAGGTGCAGACCGCCGGGCCCGATCTCACCCCGCTCTACGAGCAGGAGATCCCCGTCCAGAAGCGGAACGCGGCGGAGGCGCGCGTCGCGGAGCAGGAGGGGGACCGGCAGGTCTCTCGCGGCCTGCTCTTCATGGCGGCCACCCAGTACCGCAAGGCCTTCCAGGCCGATCCGAGGCCGGATCTGGCCCTCAAGCTTGGTGAGATCTACTGGCTGCGCAAGGAGCCCGAGGAGGCGCGCCGCTGGT
Above is a genomic segment from Hyalangium gracile containing:
- a CDS encoding serine/threonine-protein kinase, with amino-acid sequence MRSASDGDEYIGQTLAKKYRVEALIGEGGMGKVYRARQLALDKQVVLKVLRQSLLSDERTVARFQREAKAASRLNHPNSISILDFGQAEDGALFIAMEFVPGQDLHQVLSREWPLPESRVVRIVSQVLSALSDAHGAGVIHRDLKPENIMVEQRRNEPDFVKVLDFGIAKITDSSGEDVPALTRAGFVCGTPEYMSPEQARGAQLDHRSDLYAVGVILYQLTTGLLPFESDSAVGFATKHLTEEPPPPSRRRPDARISPAMERLILRALSKDPNDRPANAEAFKAELLAVLDRERRRVEQTARRVAAAQAPAPMSSPVLAPIPRRATGGSHLSTQPRTDPGWGANEPTVEATVRAVPELMQTMQNPMPTTSDRTEAVVPTAREDEGGFGFFKALTITLLLAALAIAAYYYYTNFGAGAPAGAFAPLPDNAPVPNQSNKVQTAGPDLTPLYEQEIPVQKRNAAEARVAEQEGDRQVSRGLLFMAATQYRKAFQADPRPDLALKLGEIYWLRKEPEEARRWWDRHLRDLPASKAKDYITQTLKSAAAMPMPPPE